TGGAAGCGGCCAGGAGCATTCCGCATCAGTTGATGCTCAGGGATGTTGGCGGCCAGGTGGTCATTGATTTTATTGAGATGAAGGATAAAAAACATGTCAATGAAGTGGAAAAGGCCCTGAAGACTGCAGTCAAGGCGGACAAGGCCAGGACCGACGTTAACAAGATGTCCAGGTTCGGCCTTGTGGAGATGGTCAGACAGAGGCTGGGCACCTCAGCCCTTTCAGTGACCATGCGCAGCTGTCCGGTTTGTGAAGGAACCGGAATGGTCCGGAACATGGAGTGGCAGGCCCTCCAGTCCCTGAAGGAAATCTACCGGCTGCTGAGGAGGAAGAATTGTCCTTCACCCCTGGAATATACGGTGGACAAGGAATTGGCTGTTTATCTTCTGAATAGGAAGCGGGACAAGCTTTTCAAGTTGGAAGAAAAGTTTGACCGTCAGATATTCATTGTTCCCCATGAATAAAACCGGTCCGGCCAGAGTGCTGGTTCATATCTGCTGTGCTCCTTGCGCCCTGTATCCTCTGGAACTCCTGAAAAAAAGAGGATATGAAATAATGGGACTTTTTTTTAATCCTAACATCCATCCCTTGAGGGAATATCTGAAAAGACGACAAGCAGTTGCCGAGGCAGCCAGGGCTCTGGAGATTGAAGTTGTTTATCTGGACAGGGAGTACGATTTGACCACCCATATGCGGAGGATGGTGTTCCGGGAAGACCAGAGATGTTTTCTCTGTTACCATCTAAGGCTGGAAAGGACCCGGAATATAGCCCTGAATGGAAGGTTTAACTATTTCACATCCACTCTTTTGTACAGCAAAAGACAGAAGCACCAGCTTATCAGTAAGGCTGGCGAGTCATTGAGTCTGGAAAAGTGCTCGTTCATGTATGAGGATTTCCGTCAGGGATGGAATCAGGGGCAGGAAAAAGCTGAGGCAATGGGCGTTTACAGGCAGGACTATTGCGGGTGCATCTACAGCGAGTTTGAGAGGAACAGAGCTGATCTGGAAAGGCTGATAAAACAGGCTGATAAGTAGTTGCTGGTGGTAACAGATCTTTTGGAACATGCTGCTCTACATTCATATTCCATTTTGCATCCGCAAATGCCATTATTGTGCTTTTTCTTCCCAGGAGCATATTCCAGACCTTGAATATCTGTATCTCGAGGTGCTCAAAGAAGAAGCGCAGCGCAGAAAGGCCCTGGCTGAGGACAGGGTTATTACCAGTGTTTTTCTAGGCGGTGGCACGCCAACGCTTTTTTCCACATCATCTATAGCCAGAATCACGAGCATCATTGCTCGGAACTTTTCCCTGGCCTCTGGGGCCGAGTTCACCATTGAGGCCAATCCGGAAACCATAATTGAAAAGACATATCCCAGTGCTTTAAAATCCCTTGGAGTTAACCGGATAAGCCTTGGCGTTCAAAGTCTTGACGATGAAGTCCTGGCCAGTATCGGAAGGGAGCATGATTCAGGACAGGCTCTGAAAGCAATGAGACTGATCCGGGAAGCTGGCTTTGAAAACTTTGGTCTGGACATGATCTGGGGCCTGCCCGGCCAGACCCTTAAGGGGTGGCTTGATGGTCTGAAGGTTCTGACCAGGTACAGACCCAAGCATGTTTCATGCTACGGTCTGACTCTGGAGCCGGGAACCAAAATGCAGGGCTGGGTGAGTAGCGGAGAGATGTTCCTCCCGGAGGAAGAGGTGCAGGCCAAGATGTATATCTATGGTGCCGAGTATCTGGAATCCGAGGGAATTCTTCAATACGAGGTTTCCAATTTTGCCAGGATGGGCTACGCATGTCTGCATAATACTGGTTATTGGGAAGGAATGGATTTTCTCGGCCTTGGGCCGTCGGCTGTAAGCTCCATGGATGGCCAGAGGTGGCGTAATCCTGTTTCGGTCCGGGACTATGCACAGATGGTCAAGGGATCTTTCAGAGATCTTGAATTTGAGAACCTGAATTCCAGAGACACCATTAATGAAAGGGTCATGCTTGCCCTCAGGACCTCAAGAGGGCTTAATCTCAAAGACTACAGAGAGCTTACAGGTCAGGACTTCTGCTCCAGGTACAGATCTGTTATTGGAGTTCTGCACAAGAACAACCTGATCAGACTTGCCAACGGCTATTTGCGTCTGACTAAAAACGGGATGCTGGTGAGTAATTCCATTATTGAACAGTTTATTTTCTGACCCAGGGCAGCCGGGTGAAGACCGGGCCGTCTTAATGAATGGATGGGTGAGCTTAAAAGAGAGTTGCACAAAAATAGTCAGGTCATCACCAGGAACAGTTATATGGACACACGGGACAAAATTTTGAATGTTGAGGATTTTGTCCAGATCCGAAGTAACCGGGATCTGGGCAGGATAGTCTTTACCAATGGCTGCTTTGACATCCTCCACCCTGGACACGTGGACTATCTGGAAAGGGCTTCATCCCTGGGGGATACGCTGGTGGTGGGCCTGAACAGTGATAAGTCAGTCTCCAGACTCAAAGGACCCAAGCGTCCTGTTAATCCAGCCAGGGACCGGACCAGGGTCCTTGCCGGCCTGGCGTGTGTGGGATTTGTACTGGTCTTTGAAGAAGACACTCCCTATGAGCTTATTTGCAAGGTCCGGCCTCATGTCCTGGTCAAGGGAGGAGACTGGCCAGTGGAAAAGATAGTGGGACGGGACATCGTGGAAGAGACGGGTGGAATGGTTTTGAGCCTCGAACTTACTCCGGGACATTCAACATCCAGGATCATTGACAGGATCAGCAATGGCTGAGCAGAAAGTGTATCAGCACAAAAGACTAGACTATACCCTGGATGAACTGCTGGAAATCCTGGGAAGGGAAGGGGTGCTGTCCCTGGATCAAATCGGATGGATCAGATCCAGATACAGGCTGTCCCGGCCTGAACAGGGAAAAGATCTTGATTTCATCATCTCTCTGGGGCTTAAGATCCAGGGGGACAGCCATGAGTTCAAGCTTGATGAAGAGAGGATCCTCAGAACCCTGGCTGACCACTTCAAAATGGAGTTCAAGCGGGTCGATCCGGTGGAGTCGGATATTGAGGTCACCACCAGGACCATTTCCGAAGGATTCGCCAGACAGAACATGCTGGTTCCATTGCGGGTCCTGAACGGCTGTCTTGAGGTCCTGGCCTTCAACCCTTTTCAGCCGGAAATTTGGGAGGATATGGAAAAGGTATCCAGCCTTCCGTGCAAGGTTTTTTTAGGGACCAGACATGATATTCTCAGGCTGATCGATGATTTTTATCAATTCAGATTGTCGATTCTTGAAGCAGAAAAGGAGTTTGCATCAGGACGGGGACCTGGCAACCTGGAGGGTCGGGTCAGAATATCCGACAAGATTGATCCTACATCCCAAAGACATATAATAAAGGCCGTGGATTACCTTATGCGTTCCGGCCTCAGGGAACGGGCCAGTGATATCCACATGGAACCCAGGCGAAACCATTGCCAGGTCAGGTTTCGTATTGACGGAGTTCTGCACAGCCTGTACCGGCTGCCACCCATGGTTCACCAGGCCATGCTCAGTCGGATTAAGGGTTTGTCCGGCATGGACATAGCTGAAAAGAGGAGGCCCCAGGACGGCAGGATCCAGCTGGTTCTGGACCAAATTCCTACTGATGTTCGAGTGTCCACGGTTCCAGTGGCTTTTGGCGAGAAAATGGTTTTAAGGCTCCTGTCCGGGGAAACCACCCTGAAAAAGCTTGATCAACTGGGCATGGACAATGATCAGCTGAATATATTTCGATCCTTCATAAGCAGGCAGAACGGTCTAATCCTGGTAACAGGGCCGACTGGCAGCGGTAAATCCACTACCCTTTACTCCACTTTGAAGGAGCTGGTTCATCCGGGCATAAACTTGGTTACCCTTGAAGACCCCATAGAGATGGTTACTGAAGACTTTAATCAGATCGGAATCCGGCCCAGGATAGGCGTGGATTTTGCGGGTATGCTCAAATATGTTCTCCGCCAGGACCCGGATATCATCATGGTGGGCGAGATGCGGGACTCAGAAACCGCCCATCACGCTGTTCAGGCCGCACTG
This genomic window from Desulfonatronovibrio hydrogenovorans DSM 9292 contains:
- a CDS encoding epoxyqueuosine reductase QueH, with product MTVRYSLFPMNKTGPARVLVHICCAPCALYPLELLKKRGYEIMGLFFNPNIHPLREYLKRRQAVAEAARALEIEVVYLDREYDLTTHMRRMVFREDQRCFLCYHLRLERTRNIALNGRFNYFTSTLLYSKRQKHQLISKAGESLSLEKCSFMYEDFRQGWNQGQEKAEAMGVYRQDYCGCIYSEFERNRADLERLIKQADK
- the hemW gene encoding radical SAM family heme chaperone HemW, which gives rise to MLLYIHIPFCIRKCHYCAFSSQEHIPDLEYLYLEVLKEEAQRRKALAEDRVITSVFLGGGTPTLFSTSSIARITSIIARNFSLASGAEFTIEANPETIIEKTYPSALKSLGVNRISLGVQSLDDEVLASIGREHDSGQALKAMRLIREAGFENFGLDMIWGLPGQTLKGWLDGLKVLTRYRPKHVSCYGLTLEPGTKMQGWVSSGEMFLPEEEVQAKMYIYGAEYLESEGILQYEVSNFARMGYACLHNTGYWEGMDFLGLGPSAVSSMDGQRWRNPVSVRDYAQMVKGSFRDLEFENLNSRDTINERVMLALRTSRGLNLKDYRELTGQDFCSRYRSVIGVLHKNNLIRLANGYLRLTKNGMLVSNSIIEQFIF
- the rfaE2 gene encoding D-glycero-beta-D-manno-heptose 1-phosphate adenylyltransferase, coding for MDTRDKILNVEDFVQIRSNRDLGRIVFTNGCFDILHPGHVDYLERASSLGDTLVVGLNSDKSVSRLKGPKRPVNPARDRTRVLAGLACVGFVLVFEEDTPYELICKVRPHVLVKGGDWPVEKIVGRDIVEETGGMVLSLELTPGHSTSRIIDRISNG
- a CDS encoding GspE/PulE family protein, translating into MAEQKVYQHKRLDYTLDELLEILGREGVLSLDQIGWIRSRYRLSRPEQGKDLDFIISLGLKIQGDSHEFKLDEERILRTLADHFKMEFKRVDPVESDIEVTTRTISEGFARQNMLVPLRVLNGCLEVLAFNPFQPEIWEDMEKVSSLPCKVFLGTRHDILRLIDDFYQFRLSILEAEKEFASGRGPGNLEGRVRISDKIDPTSQRHIIKAVDYLMRSGLRERASDIHMEPRRNHCQVRFRIDGVLHSLYRLPPMVHQAMLSRIKGLSGMDIAEKRRPQDGRIQLVLDQIPTDVRVSTVPVAFGEKMVLRLLSGETTLKKLDQLGMDNDQLNIFRSFISRQNGLILVTGPTGSGKSTTLYSTLKELVHPGINLVTLEDPIEMVTEDFNQIGIRPRIGVDFAGMLKYVLRQDPDIIMVGEMRDSETAHHAVQAALTGHLVLSTLHTTDASSSLTRLLDMGLESYLINAAVVGTVAQRLVRTICPHCREKRELPLDEKRGLGLEHELAGLGELHEGSGCEYCRKTGYLGRMGIYEIVGFDQELKEMIRTGQDLGAIREKVRQQGVPSLFQAGINAVRRGQTTIEEVLRVVGVEQ